A single window of Streptomyces sudanensis DNA harbors:
- a CDS encoding glycosyltransferase family 2 protein — MLRSEGSGADGGAGAAPGGYDYDAYSRLAGPLTDPGPGPYTVAYRSLLGREPHRVRAVLLMTLAPVLSAALLAYLVWPAHWTRREGGERWLVVLDAVMLVSIGLICLFMLVNVVSIAHATLVARDPVPVPPEPGTRVAFLTTYVPGKETPAMLRATLEGAVRVRHQGVLDVWLLDEGDDEQARALCAELGVHHFTRRGVPEWNRRSGTHKARTKHGNYNAWLAAHGEAYDFFASVDTDHVPLPNFLERMLGYLRDPDVAFVVGPQVYGNYRSAVTKAAESQQFLFHALIQRAGNRYRAPMFVGTNNVVRISAVLQVGGLYDSVTEDMATGFELHRRRNPATGRYWRSVYTPDVLAVGEGPASWTDFFTQQIRWSRGTYETLLGQYWKAPFRMPPGRFLHYTLMLGYYPTTAVNWFLGVLSCTLHLWFGASGTQVSSSVWLMLYSDAAALQVGLYLWNRRHNVSPHEPRGSGGLAGMAMSALCAPVYLKSLASAVLRTSGRFVVTPKGGAASPDRPAAFRIHLGWAAVLTAGLLASVRFGHTHAAMRTWALLALAVCLAPVAVRARSALGERRAVRAAAYRAAGRGEEPEAVLAPTTGGN, encoded by the coding sequence GTGCTGAGGTCGGAGGGCAGCGGTGCCGACGGCGGCGCCGGGGCGGCCCCCGGCGGCTACGACTACGACGCGTACAGCCGCCTCGCCGGCCCCCTGACGGACCCGGGACCGGGGCCGTACACCGTCGCGTACCGCAGCCTGCTCGGACGCGAGCCGCACCGGGTGCGGGCCGTGCTGCTCATGACCCTCGCCCCGGTGCTCTCCGCGGCCCTCCTGGCCTACCTGGTCTGGCCCGCCCACTGGACCCGCCGGGAGGGCGGCGAGCGGTGGCTGGTCGTGCTCGACGCGGTGATGCTCGTGTCGATCGGCCTCATCTGCCTGTTCATGCTGGTCAACGTGGTGTCGATCGCGCACGCCACCCTGGTCGCCCGCGACCCGGTCCCCGTCCCGCCCGAGCCGGGCACCCGCGTCGCCTTCCTCACCACCTACGTCCCCGGCAAGGAGACGCCGGCCATGCTCCGGGCCACCCTGGAGGGCGCCGTCCGCGTCCGCCACCAGGGCGTCCTGGACGTCTGGCTGCTCGACGAGGGCGACGACGAGCAGGCCCGCGCCCTCTGCGCGGAGCTGGGCGTGCACCACTTCACCCGCAGGGGCGTCCCCGAGTGGAACCGCCGCTCCGGCACCCACAAGGCGAGGACCAAGCACGGCAACTACAACGCCTGGCTCGCCGCGCACGGCGAGGCGTACGACTTCTTCGCGTCCGTCGACACCGACCACGTCCCGCTGCCGAACTTCCTGGAGCGGATGCTCGGCTACCTCCGCGACCCCGACGTCGCCTTCGTCGTCGGCCCGCAGGTGTACGGCAACTACCGCTCCGCCGTCACCAAGGCCGCCGAGTCCCAGCAGTTCCTCTTCCACGCCCTGATCCAGCGCGCCGGCAACCGCTACCGCGCCCCGATGTTCGTCGGCACCAACAACGTCGTGCGGATTTCCGCCGTCCTCCAGGTCGGCGGGCTGTACGACTCCGTCACGGAGGACATGGCCACCGGCTTCGAACTGCACCGCCGCAGGAACCCCGCCACCGGCCGGTACTGGAGGTCCGTCTACACGCCCGACGTGCTCGCCGTCGGCGAGGGCCCCGCCTCCTGGACCGACTTCTTCACCCAGCAGATCCGCTGGTCGCGCGGCACGTACGAGACCCTGCTCGGGCAGTACTGGAAGGCACCCTTCCGGATGCCGCCGGGGCGGTTCCTCCACTACACCCTGATGCTCGGCTACTACCCGACGACCGCCGTCAACTGGTTCCTCGGCGTCCTGAGCTGCACCCTCCACCTCTGGTTCGGCGCCTCCGGGACCCAGGTCTCCTCCTCCGTCTGGCTGATGCTCTACAGCGACGCCGCGGCCCTCCAGGTCGGCCTCTACCTGTGGAACCGCCGCCACAACGTCTCCCCCCACGAACCCCGGGGCTCCGGCGGCCTCGCCGGCATGGCCATGTCCGCCCTCTGCGCCCCCGTGTACCTGAAGTCCCTCGCCTCCGCCGTCCTGCGCACCAGCGGCCGGTTCGTCGTCACCCCCAAGGGCGGGGCGGCCAGCCCCGACCGGCCGGCCGCCTTCCGCATCCACCTGGGCTGGGCCGCCGTCCTCACCGCCGGGCTCCTGGCCTCCGTCCGCTTCGGCCACACCCACGCGGCCATGCGCACCTGGGCCCTCCTCGCCCTGGCCGTCTGCCTCGCACCCGTCGCCGTCCGGGCCCGGTCCGCCCTCGGGGAGCGCCGCGCCGTCCGCGCCGCCGCGTACCGGGCCGCCGGGCGCGGCGAGGAACCCGAGGCCGTCCTCGCCCCCACCACCGGAGGGAACTGA
- a CDS encoding MTH1187 family thiamine-binding protein, with protein MIVAFSVTPLGVGEEVGEYVAEAVRVVRESGLPNRTDAMFTSVEGEWDEVMDVVRRAVEAVEARAPRVSLVLKADIRPGVTDGLTAKVAAVERRLA; from the coding sequence GTGATCGTCGCGTTCTCCGTCACCCCGCTGGGCGTCGGCGAGGAGGTCGGCGAGTACGTCGCCGAGGCCGTGCGCGTCGTCCGCGAGTCCGGCCTGCCGAACCGCACCGACGCGATGTTCACCAGCGTCGAAGGGGAGTGGGACGAGGTGATGGACGTCGTCCGCCGCGCGGTGGAGGCCGTCGAGGCCCGCGCCCCGCGCGTCTCCCTCGTCCTGAAGGCCGACATCCGCCCCGGCGTGACCGACGGCCTCACCGCCAAGGTCGCCGCGGTGGAGCGCCGCCTGGCCTGA
- a CDS encoding DUF3817 domain-containing protein, with translation MDIKTASALHRLRLVSGPEAVSFLVLLVCSVLKRTTEFNAVPFMGAVHGLLFVLYVVFWLDAWKNAKWDVKTGVLYFVLAVVPFGGFYADRRLRRAADAAVIASRARREGTVDA, from the coding sequence GTGGACATCAAGACCGCATCCGCCCTCCACCGCCTCCGTCTCGTCTCGGGCCCCGAGGCGGTCTCCTTCCTCGTGCTGCTCGTCTGCTCGGTCCTCAAGCGCACGACGGAGTTCAACGCCGTCCCCTTCATGGGCGCCGTCCACGGCCTCCTCTTCGTGCTGTACGTGGTCTTCTGGCTGGACGCCTGGAAGAACGCGAAGTGGGACGTGAAGACCGGCGTGCTGTACTTCGTCCTCGCCGTGGTGCCCTTCGGCGGCTTCTACGCCGACCGCAGGCTCCGGCGCGCCGCCGACGCCGCCGTGATCGCCTCCCGCGCCCGGCGCGAGGGGACGGTGGACGCGTGA